A window of the Lagenorhynchus albirostris chromosome 1, mLagAlb1.1, whole genome shotgun sequence genome harbors these coding sequences:
- the LOC132531984 gene encoding phosphatidylinositol N-acetylglucosaminyltransferase subunit Y-like, whose protein sequence is MFLSLPTLTVLIPLVSLAGLLYSSSVEENFPQGCTSTTSLCFYSLLLPITIPVYVFFHLWTWMGIKLFRHN, encoded by the coding sequence ATGTTTCTGTCTCTTCCTACGTTGACTGTCCTTATTCCATTGGTCTCTTTAGCAGGACTGTTATACTCGTCCTCTGTGGAAGAAAACTTCCCACAGGGCTGCACTAGCACAACCAGCCTGTGCTTTTACAGTCTGCTCTTGCCGATTACCATACCCGTTTATGTGTTCTTCCACCTTTGGACTTGGATGGGTATTAAACTCTTCAGGCATAATTAA
- the LOC132531987 gene encoding protein preY, mitochondrial-like produces the protein MLSGVCGRLASALWGTRTQPSAVAQRYLHMLSTDKSERTRKPPRAFDPALLEFLVCPLSKKLLRYEASTNELINEELGIAYPIIDGIPNMIPQAARMTHQNKKQEEMEQH, from the coding sequence ATGCTGAGCGGAGTGTGCGGCCGGCTCGCCTCAGCGCTGTGGGGGACACGTACACAGCCGTCCGCGGTCGCCCAGAGGTATCTGCACATGTTGTCCACAGACAAGAGCGAGAGGACAAGGAAACCTCCCCGCGCCTTCGACCCAGCGCTGCTGGAGTTCCTGGTGTGCCCGCTCTCCAAGAAGCTGCTCAGATATGAAGCATCGACAAATGAATTGATTAACGAAGAGTTAGGAATAGCCTATCCAATTATTGATGGGATTCCTAATATGATACCACAGGCAGCCAGGATGACACATCAAaataagaagcaagaagaaatggAGCAGCATTAG